The DNA region TCCTGAGTCCTGAGTCCATTATACTATTTTTCATGGTCTGTCAACCGTCCTTTTTGGGATTACGCATTATTTTACAGGAACACCGCGAACGCCGCAAAGCCAATCACGCCCATAGCCGCCGCCGTCCTCAGAGGGGCAAGCCTCAAGTACCTGCACACAAAGAACACAAGCACCCCGCACCCCATCCACGCCGTAAAATAATTCCAGCTCACCGCATTCGGAATAACATTCAGGAACGCACCCGCAATTTTTTCCCACAGGATAAATATCCCTTCAACCGTCATCATGAAATACTGACTCAGCGGAAAATTCATCAGCCGCAAAATTCCCCCGAATGACGCAATCGTGAACGCAAACGAGAAATATACAGGCGCGAAAAGATTCAGGATTACCCCGACAAGAGGCACTCCCCCGAAAGTGTACGCGACCTGCGGAAATGTTACGAGTCCTACAGCAGGACTTATCATCAGCCACGAATAACCCGACTCAATCATGGCCGAAATTGTCAGCGCAGAAATTACCGACAGCCGCCAGCCAATGTCCCAGAACAGGAACGGCAACAGCATCAGCAACATCACTCCCGCACAGCACACGCTGTTCACTCCGTTATATGGACGGTGTACGAGCCTCGCACATAAATATATCTGTATCATCATTCCCGCCCTCATTGCGCTTGGAGCCGCCCCCGTCAGCAGAATATACGCCCATAATATTACCGTGAGGATTAGAGTCTTCCGTCCCAAGAAAAATATTGCTATCATCATCACGACTCCTACATGAAATCCCGACACCGCAAGAATATGGACAGTCCCGCATTTTGTGTGAAACTCGTACAGCGATTTATCCCTCTCGCCGAGCCACGCCGCCCGCAAATAGCGCGATGTCCTCTCAGGGGTATATATCGAAAGTTTCCGGGACAGTTTCCCGCGCATTAGGGACATGCTGAATCTTTCGGGCAATTCCTCCGGGTCATGGAGGGTAATTATTCCGTTCACGCCACGCCCGCGCCAGTAACGCCCCTCGTCAAAGTCAGAATCATTCCTCTTGGGACGAAAATCACGTGTAGCACCGTCAAATTTCACCCTCGCCCCCTTCATGAACTCCGAAAAATGCGTGAAGGCTACATATTTCCCGCGGCTGTCCGTGTCGATGACATTCGCATAAATCCTGCCCCATTCGCGAACGTCCGTAACAGTCCCTTCCTCAGCGACAAAGATAACATTCTCAGGAGGAGGCGACGAAATCACCGCATACATTCTCCACGAACACAGCAGAGTCAGCACGAGGCTGAACGCGAAAACCTGCCACTGTCCGGGCAAATCCCATTCATACGACAGGAACATTATCCCCGCGAAAATTCCGGGAACGATTACGAGGAACGCCCATATTCCCGCCCTGTCATAGAGTCCCGCGCCCGCTGTCAGTGAGGCAAGAACCGCCAGCATCGGGGAGCGTCTCAATATCTCCATCAGCGTACGGCTATCATGTCCCGCATATTGTCGAGCTTTGCCCGGCTTATTCCGCGTATGTTCGTGAGGTCTTCAGGGCTGTTGAAGCGTCCGTGATTGTTCCTGTAGTCGATGATTCTTTTTGCTGTTGCAGGGCCGACTCCGGGCAGCCGCTCAAGTTCTTTCTGATTCGCGTGATTTATGTCGATTAATCCGGCTGATGATGATGGCTGTGATACCCGTGAGCCTGTATTCATGGCCGTAATGAGCGGGAGAACCTGCGCTAATTTCGCCTGGCCTATTCCCCGGACGTTAATCAAATCTTCAGGGCGGGCAAAATTTCCGTGAGTGTTCCTGTAGTCTATTATGCGCTGTGCGATTGCCGGGCCGATTCCGGGGAGGCTCTCTAGTTCGGATTGATTTGCGGTGTTGACGTTGATTTTTCCTGACCGTGAATGTGATTGTGTTACGGTGCTTTTTGTCCGGGCATTTGCGGGAAGTCCGGGTATTGTCGGGGACTGGTTCGCGGTTCTGGCCTGCTGTAATTTCGCGGCTATATGTACGTGGCTTCCGTCAGAAAGATTTTCGGCGAGGTTGAGCGA from Synergistaceae bacterium includes:
- a CDS encoding helix-hairpin-helix domain-containing protein; this encodes MNDIFSRYRKAIITGGGVLIFLIAGLITMIFTDSGNESPPAKFQPSETKSQSQNQPDNPETVPEKTTQPSRILYVYITGEIRKPGVYKLSEDARIFQLVDMAGGFTAKADTESLNLAENLSDGSHVHIAAKLQQARTANQSPTIPGLPANARTKSTVTQSHSRSGKINVNTANQSELESLPGIGPAIAQRIIDYRNTHGNFARPEDLINVRGIGQAKLAQVLPLITAMNTGSRVSQPSSSAGLIDINHANQKELERLPGVGPATAKRIIDYRNNHGRFNSPEDLTNIRGISRAKLDNMRDMIAVR
- a CDS encoding ComEC/Rec2 family competence protein, whose amino-acid sequence is MEILRRSPMLAVLASLTAGAGLYDRAGIWAFLVIVPGIFAGIMFLSYEWDLPGQWQVFAFSLVLTLLCSWRMYAVISSPPPENVIFVAEEGTVTDVREWGRIYANVIDTDSRGKYVAFTHFSEFMKGARVKFDGATRDFRPKRNDSDFDEGRYWRGRGVNGIITLHDPEELPERFSMSLMRGKLSRKLSIYTPERTSRYLRAAWLGERDKSLYEFHTKCGTVHILAVSGFHVGVVMMIAIFFLGRKTLILTVILWAYILLTGAAPSAMRAGMMIQIYLCARLVHRPYNGVNSVCCAGVMLLMLLPFLFWDIGWRLSVISALTISAMIESGYSWLMISPAVGLVTFPQVAYTFGGVPLVGVILNLFAPVYFSFAFTIASFGGILRLMNFPLSQYFMMTVEGIFILWEKIAGAFLNVIPNAVSWNYFTAWMGCGVLVFFVCRYLRLAPLRTAAAMGVIGFAAFAVFL